One segment of Pontibacter akesuensis DNA contains the following:
- a CDS encoding CNNM domain-containing protein gives MGLLLLYLFIALVFSFLCSMLEAVLLSITPAYSSITSQKSPELGKTLEEFKDNIDRPLAAILTLNTFAHTIGAAGVGAQAQLIWGDEYLSLTSGVLTIIILIFSEIIPKTIGANYWRQLAPFTVRTLKVLIYSPLYPIIILSQFITKRLKKDKDRSVLSRADFTAMAELGIKQGIFKKGESQIIRNILRFNSILVRHIMTPRTVIISAREDMSLSDFYRNFPDLRFSRIPIYSENLDDVKGYVLKEEVLSGIINNKGHLPLKSVARKIQVVPEHMAIPTLFNRLLEQQEQIALVVDEYGGTAGLISMEDMIETLLGMEIIDELDQVADLQKWARQNWEKRARRLGYTPE, from the coding sequence ATGGGTTTACTGCTTTTATACTTATTTATTGCCCTAGTATTTTCTTTCCTTTGCTCCATGCTGGAGGCTGTTCTGCTAAGCATAACGCCCGCCTATTCCAGCATCACCTCCCAAAAATCGCCCGAGCTGGGCAAAACGCTGGAGGAGTTCAAAGATAATATCGACCGGCCGCTGGCTGCCATCCTTACCCTGAACACCTTTGCCCATACCATCGGGGCAGCAGGCGTGGGCGCGCAGGCACAGCTGATCTGGGGCGATGAGTACCTGTCGCTTACCTCTGGGGTACTGACCATTATCATACTCATCTTTTCAGAGATAATCCCGAAAACAATCGGGGCCAACTACTGGCGGCAGCTCGCCCCCTTTACCGTGCGCACACTCAAGGTGCTGATCTACTCGCCGCTTTACCCAATCATTATCTTATCTCAGTTCATCACCAAGCGCCTTAAAAAAGACAAAGACCGCAGCGTACTTAGCCGCGCCGATTTTACAGCGATGGCGGAGTTGGGCATCAAGCAGGGAATTTTCAAGAAAGGTGAATCACAGATTATCAGAAACATCCTGCGCTTTAACAGCATCCTGGTGCGCCACATCATGACGCCCCGTACCGTGATCATCAGCGCACGGGAGGATATGTCGTTGTCTGATTTTTACCGCAATTTTCCGGACCTGCGCTTTTCCCGAATCCCCATTTACTCCGAGAACCTGGATGATGTGAAAGGCTATGTACTCAAGGAGGAGGTGCTGTCAGGCATCATCAACAACAAAGGGCACCTGCCCCTCAAATCCGTTGCCCGTAAAATTCAGGTGGTGCCCGAGCACATGGCCATTCCGACGCTGTTTAACCGCCTGTTGGAGCAGCAGGAGCAGATTGCGCTGGTGGTGGATGAGTATGGCGGCACGGCAGGCCTTATAAGTATGGAGGACATGATCGAGACGCTGCTGGGCATGGAGATAATAGACGAGCTCGACCAGGTGGCCGACCTGCAGAAATGGGCCCGCCAGAACTGGGAAAAACGCGCCCGCCGCCTCGGCTACACCCCAGAGTAA
- a CDS encoding nucleoside deaminase: MDQFLQAALDEAKQGYSEGGIPIGSVLVHNGKIIGRGHNKRVQEGSVVLHGEMDALENAGRQPASVYQECVLYTTLSPCPMCTGTMLLYGIPKVVIGENRTFMGEEELLRSRGVTVEVADNDECYQLMQKFIQEKPALWNEDIGV, from the coding sequence ATGGATCAGTTTTTACAGGCAGCGTTAGACGAAGCAAAGCAGGGCTATTCAGAAGGTGGCATTCCTATTGGATCAGTGCTGGTACACAACGGCAAGATTATTGGCCGTGGACATAACAAGCGCGTGCAGGAGGGAAGTGTGGTGCTACACGGCGAAATGGATGCGCTCGAGAACGCAGGCCGCCAGCCAGCTTCGGTGTACCAGGAGTGCGTACTGTATACTACTTTGTCTCCCTGCCCCATGTGCACGGGCACCATGCTGCTGTACGGCATACCAAAAGTGGTGATTGGGGAGAACCGTACTTTTATGGGCGAGGAAGAACTGCTGCGCTCGCGCGGCGTAACCGTGGAGGTGGCAGACAATGACGAATGCTACCAGCTGATGCAAAAGTTTATACAGGAAAAGCCGGCTCTCTGGAACGAGGACATCGGGGTATAA
- a CDS encoding SDR family oxidoreductase translates to MKILLTGANGYIGKRLLPLLVEQQHEVVCMVRDMRRFALPEPLKEKVQVVQGDLLLPEGLKQLPTNLDAAYYLVHSMGSNRDDFSEAERIGAENFVAYLNTTSAKQIIYLSGISNDVKLSKHLASRLFVEEVLDKANASLTVLRAAIIIGSGSASFEIIRDLVDKLPVMVTPKWLKSRCQPIAIRDVLFYLAEVLGRKDCYNRNFEIGGPDVLTYREMLLKLAQIRNLKRYILTLPVLTPRLSSYWLYFVTSTNYTLARSLVDSLRNDAVVQDHGIKAVIPHECLPYEQAVRLAFSRIEQNSVLSSWTDALVSGTMPVNYMNYIQVPEHGLLTDKKRLKFDRDPEEVLANIWRIGGERGWYKTDFLWRMRGLLDKMVGGVGLRRGRRSPNELKAGDTIDFWRVLVADKQNRRLLLYAEMKLPGEAWLQFRICQEADGNYLEQLAAYRPHGLVGRLYWYSVLPFHFVIFGGMIQNIISYGKSKPANRLLQESQKS, encoded by the coding sequence ATGAAAATACTTTTAACAGGAGCCAATGGCTACATCGGCAAGCGGCTGCTGCCTTTGCTGGTAGAGCAGCAGCATGAGGTGGTGTGCATGGTGCGGGACATGCGCCGCTTTGCCCTGCCTGAACCGCTGAAGGAGAAGGTGCAGGTGGTGCAGGGCGACCTGCTGCTCCCGGAGGGGCTAAAGCAACTCCCCACAAATTTAGATGCTGCTTACTACCTGGTACACTCCATGGGCTCCAACCGGGATGACTTTTCTGAAGCGGAAAGAATCGGGGCAGAGAATTTTGTCGCCTACCTTAACACCACCTCCGCAAAGCAAATCATTTACCTGAGCGGCATCTCCAACGACGTGAAGCTTTCCAAGCACCTGGCCTCGCGCCTGTTCGTGGAAGAGGTGCTGGACAAGGCAAACGCCAGCCTCACTGTGCTGCGGGCGGCCATTATCATCGGTTCCGGCAGCGCCTCTTTCGAGATCATTCGTGACCTGGTGGACAAACTGCCTGTGATGGTGACGCCTAAATGGTTAAAGTCGAGGTGCCAGCCAATTGCCATCCGGGATGTGCTTTTCTATTTAGCCGAGGTGCTGGGCCGCAAAGACTGCTACAACCGGAACTTTGAGATCGGAGGTCCGGATGTGTTGACTTACCGGGAGATGCTGCTGAAGCTGGCCCAAATAAGAAACCTGAAGCGCTACATCCTTACCCTGCCGGTGCTCACACCGCGCCTCTCCTCCTATTGGCTATACTTTGTAACCAGCACCAACTACACCCTTGCCCGCAGTTTGGTAGACAGCCTGCGCAACGATGCTGTGGTGCAGGACCATGGCATCAAAGCCGTTATTCCGCACGAGTGCCTGCCTTACGAGCAGGCAGTGCGGCTGGCCTTTAGCAGAATCGAACAGAACTCGGTGCTGTCGAGTTGGACGGATGCATTGGTGAGTGGCACCATGCCGGTGAATTACATGAACTACATACAAGTGCCGGAGCACGGGCTGCTGACTGACAAAAAGCGGCTGAAGTTTGACCGTGACCCGGAAGAGGTGCTCGCCAACATCTGGCGCATTGGCGGGGAGCGCGGCTGGTACAAAACCGACTTTCTGTGGCGCATGCGCGGGCTGCTCGATAAAATGGTGGGCGGCGTTGGTTTGAGGCGTGGCCGCCGGAGCCCGAATGAGCTAAAGGCCGGCGACACCATTGACTTTTGGCGCGTGCTGGTGGCCGATAAGCAAAACAGGCGCCTGCTGCTGTACGCGGAAATGAAATTACCCGGAGAGGCCTGGCTGCAATTCAGGATCTGCCAGGAAGCAGACGGGAATTACCTGGAGCAGTTGGCGGCATACCGCCCCCACGGGTTGGTGGGCAGGCTGTATTGGTACTCCGTTCTGCCGTTCCACTTTGTTATTTTCGGGGGAATGATACAGAACATCATCAGTTATGGCAAAAGCAAGCCAGCAAACAGGCTCCTACAGGAAAGTCAAAAATCATAG
- a CDS encoding phosphoribosylaminoimidazolesuccinocarboxamide synthase translates to MEAIKETNFSFAGQTGFYKGKVRDVYYFEDKLAIVATDRISAFDVVLPRAIPYKGQVLNQIASINLKATSDIVPNWVIATPDPNVTIGFNCTPFKVEMVIRGYLAGHAWREYKAGKRTVCGVALPDGLRENDKLPEPIITPTTKADEGHDEDISREEILAKGLVSQEDYLKLEGYTRALFARGTELAAQRGLILVDTKYEFGKYKDQIYLIDEIHTPDSSRYFYSEGYGERQQQGKPQRQLSKEFVRQWLIENGFQGKDGQQVPEMTDKVVQGISERYMELYEAFTGQKLKKEPYNNVLQRIEQHVSDNIFTAEN, encoded by the coding sequence ATGGAGGCTATCAAAGAAACGAACTTCTCCTTTGCCGGTCAAACCGGCTTCTACAAAGGGAAGGTGCGCGATGTTTACTATTTTGAGGATAAACTGGCCATTGTTGCCACAGACCGCATCAGTGCATTCGACGTGGTACTGCCACGTGCCATCCCCTACAAAGGGCAGGTACTGAACCAGATCGCCAGCATCAACCTGAAAGCCACTTCCGATATTGTGCCTAACTGGGTGATTGCCACCCCAGATCCCAACGTGACCATCGGCTTTAATTGCACTCCTTTCAAGGTGGAGATGGTGATTCGCGGGTACCTGGCAGGACACGCCTGGCGCGAGTACAAAGCCGGCAAGCGTACCGTTTGCGGTGTAGCCTTGCCTGATGGGCTGCGTGAAAACGATAAGCTGCCCGAGCCCATCATCACCCCGACCACCAAAGCCGATGAGGGCCACGACGAGGACATCTCGCGGGAAGAAATTTTGGCGAAAGGCCTTGTATCTCAGGAAGATTACCTTAAATTAGAAGGCTATACCAGGGCGCTTTTTGCCCGGGGAACAGAACTTGCGGCGCAAAGGGGGTTGATTTTAGTGGACACCAAGTATGAATTTGGTAAGTATAAAGACCAGATTTACCTGATTGACGAAATCCACACCCCCGACTCTTCCCGTTATTTTTACAGCGAAGGCTACGGGGAGCGCCAGCAGCAGGGCAAGCCGCAACGCCAGCTGTCGAAGGAGTTTGTACGGCAGTGGCTTATTGAGAATGGCTTTCAAGGCAAAGATGGGCAGCAGGTTCCGGAAATGACAGACAAAGTAGTGCAAGGAATATCCGAACGCTATATGGAGCTATATGAGGCCTTTACGGGTCAGAAACTTAAAAAAGAACCTTATAATAACGTGCTTCAACGCATTGAGCAGCACGTAAGTGACAATATTTTTACTGCCGAAAATTGA
- a CDS encoding STAS domain-containing protein yields the protein MKYTIDKKENYTIITIDEKKLDTSIAPDLKSEFVKLNAEGITNLILDLSNVKYTDSSGLSSILIANRLCNSSNGLLILTGLQDHVMKLITISKLESVLNILPTVEEAIDRVFLHEIEQDLTNKED from the coding sequence ATGAAGTACACGATTGATAAAAAAGAAAACTATACAATTATCACGATCGATGAGAAGAAGTTGGATACTTCAATCGCGCCGGACCTGAAGTCTGAGTTCGTGAAATTGAATGCTGAAGGGATCACCAACCTGATTCTTGACCTGAGCAATGTGAAGTACACTGACTCTTCCGGGTTGAGTTCTATCCTGATCGCAAACCGCCTGTGCAACTCTTCAAACGGCTTGCTTATACTTACAGGATTGCAGGACCACGTGATGAAATTGATCACGATCTCTAAGCTGGAGTCTGTACTCAACATCCTGCCTACAGTAGAAGAAGCAATTGACCGTGTGTTTCTGCACGAGATTGAGCAGGACCTTACTAACAAGGAAGACTAA
- a CDS encoding ribonuclease Z has protein sequence MDFELRILGSSSATPSANRHHTAQVLTIGNQYHLLDCGEGTQMQLMQYKIKYQRICNVYISHLHGDHYFGLAGLLSTMHLKGRQLPLHLYGPPGLADILSLQLKYSGTNLCYKLVFHELDTTVHKKIFEDKTVSVYTIPMEHRIPCCGFLIREKQKPRPLIKEKLPSFLTPPQLVRLKWGEDIRDEQGNVVLHNKDVTMEPKRSRSYAYCADSRYKPALLPYLRHVDLLYHEATFTDELRERADYTFHSTAKQAAELAAAAEVRQLLIGHFSVRYKDLTPLLEEAREVFSKTELAIEGSIFCIRE, from the coding sequence GTGGATTTCGAACTCAGGATACTGGGCAGTTCGTCGGCCACACCTTCGGCAAACAGACACCATACCGCACAGGTACTGACCATAGGGAACCAGTACCACTTGCTAGATTGCGGTGAAGGCACGCAGATGCAGCTGATGCAATACAAGATAAAGTATCAGCGCATCTGCAATGTCTACATCAGTCACCTCCACGGCGACCATTATTTTGGACTGGCTGGCCTGCTTTCTACCATGCACCTGAAAGGCCGCCAACTTCCCCTCCACCTCTACGGCCCTCCCGGCCTTGCTGACATTCTAAGCCTGCAGCTGAAGTATTCTGGTACCAACCTCTGCTACAAGCTTGTTTTCCATGAGTTGGACACTACGGTTCACAAAAAGATATTCGAGGACAAGACTGTTTCGGTTTATACCATTCCGATGGAGCACCGCATTCCCTGCTGTGGCTTCCTGATCCGGGAAAAGCAGAAACCGCGTCCGCTCATCAAGGAAAAACTCCCCTCCTTCCTCACGCCGCCGCAACTCGTACGCCTGAAATGGGGCGAGGATATCCGCGACGAGCAAGGCAACGTGGTGCTGCATAATAAGGACGTAACGATGGAGCCCAAACGCAGCCGCAGCTACGCCTACTGCGCTGACAGCCGCTACAAGCCTGCATTGTTGCCATACCTGCGCCACGTGGACCTGCTTTATCATGAAGCCACCTTCACTGACGAGCTGCGCGAGCGTGCCGATTATACCTTTCATAGCACCGCTAAGCAAGCCGCCGAACTGGCCGCCGCTGCCGAGGTACGCCAACTGCTAATCGGGCACTTCTCGGTGCGCTACAAAGACCTGACGCCCCTGCTCGAAGAGGCCCGGGAGGTTTTTTCAAAAACAGAACTGGCCATCGAAGGCAGCATCTTTTGCATCCGGGAGTAG
- a CDS encoding queuosine precursor transporter, with translation MASIPHADKKRTQLFLVLSGIFISNALLAELIGVKIFSGEALFGLPGAQLPLFGGTPLDFNLTAGVIIWPVVFVTTDIINEYFGKEGVKKVSILTVLLILYAFVVITAVTGLPPAQFWLDVNSTDVQGNPFDINYAYNSVYRQGLGIILGSVVAFLISQFLDATVFHWLRRFTGSSKIWLRATGSTLVSQLIDSFVVLFIAFFLFGNWSMEQVLAVSLMNYIYKFAIAILLTPVLYLAHFLIDKYLGEKQAAELMEEAVLEK, from the coding sequence ATGGCATCCATTCCTCACGCTGATAAAAAGCGGACGCAGCTGTTCCTGGTTCTTAGTGGCATCTTTATCTCTAACGCCTTGCTGGCTGAATTAATAGGCGTCAAGATTTTTTCCGGGGAGGCACTGTTCGGTTTGCCCGGTGCGCAGCTCCCCTTATTCGGTGGCACTCCGCTGGACTTTAACCTGACAGCGGGCGTGATCATCTGGCCGGTGGTCTTCGTGACAACCGACATCATTAATGAATATTTTGGTAAGGAAGGAGTAAAGAAAGTAAGCATCCTGACGGTGCTGCTTATACTTTACGCTTTTGTAGTGATCACCGCCGTGACAGGCTTGCCTCCTGCCCAGTTCTGGCTCGATGTGAACAGCACCGATGTGCAGGGAAACCCATTCGACATTAATTACGCCTATAACAGCGTGTACCGCCAGGGGCTTGGGATTATACTTGGCTCAGTCGTGGCCTTCCTGATTTCCCAGTTCCTCGATGCCACCGTGTTCCATTGGCTCCGCCGCTTCACCGGCAGCAGCAAGATCTGGCTCCGCGCCACCGGCTCCACCCTCGTCTCGCAGCTCATCGACTCGTTTGTGGTGCTCTTCATCGCCTTTTTCCTGTTCGGCAACTGGTCTATGGAGCAAGTGCTGGCCGTGTCGCTAATGAACTACATCTATAAGTTTGCCATCGCTATTTTGCTCACGCCGGTGCTTTATCTCGCCCATTTCCTCATCGACAAGTACCTGGGCGAAAAGCAGGCAGCGGAACTAATGGAAGAAGCGGTACTGGAAAAGTAA
- a CDS encoding EamA family transporter, with the protein MFRGVALVFLGACSFGVLSTFVKLAYKEGFGLGEVTGTQVFFGLIILWTIVLLRKLLSSKGNGTSFKEALKLVAMGTATGLVSIFYYKCVQTVPASIAILLLMQFTWMSLLLDAIIKRKLPGLLQVGMVILIILGTALAGRLFSSDIPDFDLTGILFGLLAALCYTFFLMVNGAVGNHLHPATKSALLLTGACILVFSVFPPLFLVNGALFNGLLKWGILLALFGTVIPPLFYAYGIPKTGLGLSAIVSAAELPVAVLMSSLVLHEEVWAIQWLGVGLILLAIVLSNLDSVRKRKKQKAATVAL; encoded by the coding sequence ATGTTCAGAGGAGTCGCCTTGGTATTTCTTGGCGCGTGTAGTTTCGGTGTGCTATCTACGTTTGTAAAGCTAGCTTACAAGGAAGGTTTTGGCTTGGGTGAAGTAACGGGCACCCAGGTCTTTTTTGGGTTGATTATTCTTTGGACTATCGTGTTGTTGCGCAAGTTGCTTAGCAGCAAGGGCAACGGCACGTCGTTCAAGGAGGCCTTGAAACTGGTTGCCATGGGCACTGCCACCGGGCTTGTGAGTATTTTTTACTACAAGTGCGTGCAAACCGTTCCGGCATCCATCGCCATCCTGCTGCTGATGCAGTTTACCTGGATGAGCCTGTTGCTGGATGCTATTATCAAGCGAAAACTGCCCGGCTTGCTGCAGGTGGGCATGGTTATACTTATCATACTGGGCACTGCCCTGGCTGGCAGGCTTTTCTCCAGCGACATCCCAGATTTTGACCTGACCGGCATCCTGTTCGGCTTACTGGCCGCACTGTGCTACACGTTCTTCCTGATGGTTAACGGTGCTGTGGGCAACCACCTGCACCCGGCCACTAAAAGCGCCCTGCTGCTGACAGGTGCGTGCATCTTGGTTTTCAGTGTTTTCCCTCCTTTGTTTCTCGTGAACGGTGCGCTTTTTAACGGCCTGCTGAAATGGGGCATTTTGCTGGCCTTGTTTGGCACTGTGATACCGCCCCTGTTTTACGCCTACGGCATTCCGAAAACCGGCCTTGGGTTAAGCGCCATCGTGAGTGCAGCGGAGCTTCCAGTGGCCGTGCTCATGTCGAGTCTGGTGCTGCACGAGGAAGTATGGGCGATTCAGTGGCTGGGGGTGGGGCTGATCCTGCTGGCCATCGTGCTCTCCAATCTCGACTCCGTCAGAAAAAGAAAAAAACAAAAGGCGGCCACTGTCGCTTTATAA
- the trpS gene encoding tryptophan--tRNA ligase, whose translation MARYLTGIQSTGRPHLGNLLGAIFPAIKFSQASDEAALYFIADMHSLTTIRDAEVLRHNTYSVAAAWLAFGFDTDKHIFYRQSDVPMVTELTWYLNCFTPFPMLANAHSFKDKSNRRGLADVNAGLFTYPVLMAADILLYDANFVPVGKDQIQHLEITRDIASAFNHVYGDTFVLPEVKVDETVMTVPGLDGEKMSKSYGNIIDIFEADKPLRKTIMSIVTDSTALEEPKNPETDTVFKLFSLLASPEQIETMRMNYITGGYGYGHAKQALYELIITKFAKERELFNYYMNNLPELDKKLLEGAAKAKAIAQPVLERVRQKLGY comes from the coding sequence ATGGCACGATATCTAACAGGAATCCAGAGCACGGGCCGACCGCACCTGGGCAACCTGCTGGGAGCAATTTTTCCTGCTATCAAGTTTTCCCAAGCCTCTGATGAAGCGGCTTTATACTTCATTGCGGACATGCACTCGCTCACTACCATCCGCGACGCTGAGGTGCTGCGGCACAACACCTACTCTGTGGCCGCTGCATGGCTTGCTTTTGGATTTGATACGGACAAACACATTTTCTACCGCCAGTCGGATGTGCCGATGGTGACTGAGCTTACCTGGTACCTGAACTGCTTCACGCCGTTCCCGATGCTGGCCAACGCCCACTCGTTTAAGGATAAGTCAAACAGGCGCGGACTAGCCGATGTGAACGCCGGACTCTTTACGTACCCGGTGCTGATGGCAGCCGACATCCTGCTGTACGACGCAAACTTTGTGCCCGTAGGAAAAGACCAGATCCAGCACCTGGAAATTACGCGTGACATTGCCAGCGCCTTCAACCATGTGTACGGCGACACTTTTGTGCTGCCCGAAGTGAAGGTAGACGAAACGGTGATGACGGTTCCGGGGTTGGATGGGGAGAAAATGAGTAAGTCTTACGGCAACATCATCGACATTTTTGAGGCTGACAAACCCTTGCGAAAAACCATCATGAGCATCGTGACGGACAGTACCGCGCTGGAAGAACCAAAGAACCCGGAAACCGATACTGTATTCAAACTGTTTAGCTTACTTGCCTCGCCCGAACAGATTGAAACCATGCGCATGAATTACATTACTGGTGGCTACGGCTACGGACACGCCAAGCAGGCGTTGTATGAGCTGATTATCACCAAGTTTGCCAAAGAGCGCGAGCTGTTTAACTACTACATGAACAACCTGCCTGAGCTGGACAAGAAACTGCTGGAAGGCGCTGCCAAGGCAAAGGCT